In a genomic window of Lepisosteus oculatus isolate fLepOcu1 chromosome 5, fLepOcu1.hap2, whole genome shotgun sequence:
- the LOC138239118 gene encoding olfactory receptor 51F2-like — MTSQMSTTPILNTTLIRPYGFYIRGFYDLENSNYYFIFLGVIYVATLLANAFIMSIIWFAQPLHTPKYFGVFSLALVDVSYSTSLIPKSLDMFIYGNRLVEYNTCLTQMFFVHYFSAMESYALLVLAYDRFIAICFPLRCQTINSNTKMIIVIIISWFIPFIVVLTMVCFVTRLSYCKSVIVNSFYCDHGPVFKISCSDYSINWFLASFFVVSLLFFPLALILLSYVCIVVALLKIAEIDGRRKAFKTCTSHLILVAIFYVPLLVTNIIAWVNVNIDTNTRILNLSLSGSIPPLLNPIIYTLKTEEIMVQIKKYIRNRKMVSFV, encoded by the coding sequence ATGACCTCCCAAATGTCAACAACACCTATTCTTAACACCACCCTTATCCGACCTTACGGCTTTTACATCCGTGGTTTCTATGACTTGGAAAACTCGAATTACTATTTTATATTCTTGGGGGTGATTTATGTCGCTACTTTATTAGCCAACGCCTTCATTATGTCCATCATCTGGTTTGCTCAGCCGCTGCACACCCCGAAGTATTTCGGGGTCTTTAGCTTGGCCTTGGTAGATGtgagttacagtacatcactcatcCCGAAGTCTTTAGATATGTTTATTTACGGGAACAGACTCGTCGAATACAATACTTGTTTAACGCAGATGTTCTTTGTACACTATTTTTCTGCAATGGAATCATATGCTCTCTTGGTTTTGGCATATGACAGATTTATCGCTATTTGCTTTCCTCTGAGATGCCAAACTATCAATTCAAATACTAAAATGATTATAGTGATTATCATCTCTTGGTTTattccttttattgttgttttaacaATGGTGTGTTTCGTAACGCGTTTGTCTTACTGTAAATCTGTAATTGTTAACAGTTTCTACTGTGACCATGGACCGGTATTTAAAATTTCTTGCAGCGATTATTCTATCAACTGGTTCCTGGCTTCATTTTTTGTCGTGTCCTTATTGTTTTTCCCTCTTGCGTTAATATTGTTGTCTTATGTATGTATTGTAGTTGCACTGCTAAAGATAGCTGAAATCGATGGTCGACGAAAAGCATTCAAAACCTGTACTAGTCATTTGATTCTGGTGGCTATATTTTATGTGCCACTATTAGTCACCAACATTATAGCCTGGGTGAACGTGAACATTGATACAAATACCAGAATTCTCAACTTATCTTTGTCGGGTAGTATTCCTCCTCTTCTTAACCCAATTATTTACACTTTAAAGACAGAGGAAATAATggtacaaattaaaaaatatattagaaaCAGGAAAATGGTTTCATTTGTTTGA